CAGCTAccttctccccctgtctcccccctctgctCCCCAGTCTtcctcccccaccccctctgctGCTTCTCCATGGACATTTACCATGCCCCCACCCCAGtcttcctccaccccctctgCTGTTCCCCCCGCCATCAACAGACATTTTACCCTGCCCCCATCCCAGTGGACATGTATCATCGCTACAGTTGTTAATAAGTACTGTTAATAcatatcaaatgtttttttttattattatattttattatttacatTGTTTTACTTAACTTTGTCCTGCATTTTTGGAGCTCGGACCTCAATaatttcactgtaccctgtacatgtgactattaaactctTTAATCTAAACTAATCAGTAAGGCTGAAGGACAGGCTGTGTGGACACAGCAACATCCAATCCTGTCATGCATCACATCATGGATTCACAAATGATTTGCTAATCAGAACGTTTGAGCATTGGTGTGCTCACGTGTTTATGTTTTCGTGGTGTGTGTGCAGAGAGACTCTGAGGAGGGGAGTGTCTTTCAGTCACTCTGGGAtaaatagagagacagagctcAGAGTTTGTCAGAAAGCTGACCTGACAGTGTCACACACAGGACCAAGCAGGAACAGGAACATTTTTACCCTTCGTTACAGATGGAGGAACACGAAGATGCTCAATACTGTTTTCCAGACCAAAACTCTTCTTGCAGAAAGGTTTTGCTATCGACATCTATTTACATAACACTGTACATCTTCATCTCATTGATTTCAGCGGTTACAGTATTTTTGAACGTACTGGTGATCATCTCCGTCTCTCACTTCAAGAAGCTCCACACTCCAACCAACCTGCtcatcctctctttggctgtggCAGATCTCCTGGTGGGACTGATTGTGATACCAGTAGTGGCTGTAACAGTAATGGAATCATGTTGGTTTTATGGGAAATATTTCTGTGTGATTTCTCTCTATATCAATTAtttatgtctctctttatctctgggCAATTTGATCTTGATATCTATTGACCGCTATGTTGCTGTGTGTGATCCCTTGATGTATCACtcaaaaataacaataacaagaatAATTGGTTGTATATCAATTACCTGGTGTTGTTGTATCATATACAATGCTGTTATTTTAAATAACTATGTTAATATAAATGTACCCAGACAGTGTTTGGAagaatgttttgttgttgaaGGATTTAACTGGAGGAGCATCATTGACCTTCTATTTACAAGTGTTATCCCGTGCTCTATTATTATAACACTTTATTTGAAAATATTTGTGGTCGCCAGATCACAGGCCAGAAAGGTATTTTCAAAAGAGGCTGCCACCAAATCTGGTGTTAAAACTGTACAGGTGAATAAGACTGAGAGAAAAGCAGCAAAAACTCTATCTATTGTAGTTTTCACCTATCTCACTTGTTGGATTCCAATATTTTTTATCCAGTTTTTTTCTCAGCAATCATCAGTTTACTT
The sequence above is a segment of the Salvelinus alpinus chromosome 1, SLU_Salpinus.1, whole genome shotgun sequence genome. Coding sequences within it:
- the LOC139568346 gene encoding trace amine-associated receptor 13c-like, which codes for MEEHEDAQYCFPDQNSSCRKVLLSTSIYITLYIFISLISAVTVFLNVLVIISVSHFKKLHTPTNLLILSLAVADLLVGLIVIPVVAVTVMESCWFYGKYFCVISLYINYLCLSLSLGNLILISIDRYVAVCDPLMYHSKITITRIIGCISITWCCCIIYNAVILNNYVNINVPRQCLEECFVVEGFNWRSIIDLLFTSVIPCSIIITLYLKIFVVARSQARKVFSKEAATKSGVKTVQVNKTERKAAKTLSIVVFTYLTCWIPIFFIQFFSQQSSVYLSSLPFLNSLTNPIIYALFYPWFKVTAKHILTLKLRLS